The window ACACAGCACAGAACGCGGCCTATCTCTCCGTGGCCCACGCGTCACCCGACGCGCCAGCGGTCGACGTGTACGTCGATAACGAGAGCGTCCTCGAGGAGGTCTCCTTCGGCGACGTCAGCGACTACCTCGAAGTCACCGCCGGGACGTACAACGTCACCATCACGGTTGCCGGCGACCGCGACGCCGTGGTCTTCGAGGGCGACGTAACTCTGGAACGCGGGAGTGCGGTCACCGTCGCCGCCAGTGGCGAGGTGAGCGAGAACGCCACGACAGCGTTCGCCCCGCGCGTGTACGAGGACGACGCCCTGACGCCCGGCGAGGACTCCGCGGCGATCCGCGTGGTTCACCTGTCGCCTGACGCCCCGACCGTGGACGTGACGACCGCGAACGGCGAGGTCGTGCTCGCGGAGAACGTCAGCTACGGGAACGCCTCGGAGTACGTGACGGTTCCCGCCGGTGACTACGAGGTTGAAATCCGCGTGGACACCCCGAACGCGAACGGCACAGTCGTCGCAACCGCCGACGTCTCGCTCGATTCCGAGGAAGCCTACACGGCGTACGCGACGGGCTACGCGTCACCTGAGAACGCCCCCGCTGACACGCCATTCCGGGTCGTTCTGACCGAGGACGCCACGTGGGACGTCCACCTGCCATAACCGAGCCTACGATAGCAGCCCCAACTCCGGACTAGATTTTTATTCGCCGACGCGATCCCTACCGCCACATGGCCACTGTACTTGCGCGACGAGGTTGCTCGCCTTCGAGCGCGTCTTCTCTACGATGCTCGAGCGCGCCTCGAAGTCCACGACCACTTCGTCGTCGCCGTAGGACACGTCGCGGACGTGCGCGTTGTCGTGCACCCAGGAGACGACGCTCATCGTGTCGTCCGTGAGCGGCAGGACGAGGCGTTCGCGCTCCCGGTCGGGGAGTTCCTCGTGGATGCGCTCGCGGAGCGCGTCGAGATTCAACGCTTCCTTCCCGGAGACCGCGACCGGGTTCGGCGCGAGCGCGGAGAGCGCCTCCCGCTTCTCCGCGAGTTCCGCCTCGGGAACCTCGTCCACCTTGTTGAGGACGGTGACGATGGGGGCTTCGTTGCGCTCGTAGAGCGTGTCGTGGCTGGTTACGAGTTTCTCCCGGATGTCCTCGACGGACTCGGTGGCGTCCACCACCAGGAGGACGAGGTCGGACTGGTAGACCGATTCGAGCGTGGACTTGAACGACTCGACGAGCCAGTGCGGGAGGTCGCTGATGAACCCGACCGTGTCCGTGAGGAGCACGTCCCGGTTGTCCATGTCGAGGCGTCGAGTGGTCGTTCCGAGCGTCGTGAACAGCATGTCCCGTGACTCCGCGGTGGTGTCGAGGTCGGGGTGGCGTTCCTCGTTCTCGTCCACGTCGAGGTCGGCGGCGAGCGACCGCATCAGCGTGCTCTTGCCGGCGTTCGTGTATCCGGCGAGCGCGACGAGGTCGAACCCGGACTCGCGGCGCTGGTCGCGGCGGTGTTCCTCCGTCTTCTCGATGTTCGCGAGCTCGTCCCGGATGCGGCTGATGCGGTCTTTGATGTCCCGCTCGCGGGACTCGTCGTACTCGCCGAGCCCCATGAACCCGGGTTTCTCGTCGCGCTTGGCGAGGCTGGTCTTCGCCTCGGCGCGCGGGAGTTCGTACCGGAGTTCCGCGAGTTCGACCTGCAACTGGGCCTTCCGGGTCTGTGCGCGCTGGCCGAAGATGTCGAGGATGAGCGTGAACCGGTCGACGACCTCCACCCCGTCGGGGAGTTCTCCGCCGAGGTTGAAAATCTGGTAGGGGCCGAGGCGGTTGTCGAACACGACCGTGTCCGCGCCGGTCTCCCGAACCAGCGCCGCGAGCTCGTCGACCTTCCCCTCGCCGAGCTGGAGCGCGGGATCGGCTTTGCGTGCCTGCGTGACCTCGCCGACGACGTCGTAGCCCGCCGCTCGAACCAGGTCGCGAATCTCGTCCGTGTTCGCAGCGCCCGAGTCGACGCGCTTGGCGACGACCGCCGTGTCGGGTGTACGTGCGCCTGTCACTCGCGCGAGGGTAGGGGCTGAGAATACTTAAGCACCGGGCGCGACACAAGAGCCTTAAAAGCGCGCGACGACGGGTAGGGTATGGCAGTCAACATCGACCCGACCTCGCTCGGCATCGAGTTCGGGAGCGGGGCGGTCATCGGGGGAATCATCGGGTTCGCGGCGAAGAAGGTCGCGAAGCTCATCGCCGTCCTCGTCGGCCTCGAACTCGCACTGTTCAAGTTCCTCGAATCCCGCGGCATCATCACCGTCGACTGGGAGCGCCTCACCGCCGGCTTCGTGAAAGCGAGCGAGGCCGCGCAGAACGGCGCCCCGCCGGAGTGGATAAACACCATTCTCTCCACGCTCTCGGTTTCCGCCGGCTTCACGGGCGGCTTCCTGGTGGGGTTCCGGCGCGGATAGCTGACCGGTGGGTTTGGTCGTGCGCTGTTTTACTCGCGTTTGCTGCCCGTCCCCTTGGGTGTGAGGCGTTTCCGTGGCATGTGTACGCCTGGCAATACTGTAAGAGAAGTTACTTATCCGCCGGGTGCGACGGTTCGAAAGCATGCGAAGGACTGCCCTCCTCGCGGTTGCGCTCGCAGCCATGCTCGCACTCGCTGGCTGCGGCGGCACCGGCGAGACTACGACCGCACCGACCCCGAACACCACCACGACGCAGGCGTCCGTCGACTACCCGCCGGGCGTCACCGCCGACGGCGTCGAGAGCGGGTTCGACCTCACCGGCGCCCACGCCGACGCGCTCCGCGCCGGAAACTACAGCGTCAACTACCTCCGCACCGCGTCCTACGAGAACGGTTCCTCGTACGAGAGCGTCGCGTGGACGACCGAGTACGGGACGGAGACCGTCTACACCAGCCAGAGCTACAACCACGCGCCGGCTGGCGTCGAGTACGACACCGTGAAAGCCTGGACGAACGGCTCTACCGTCGCGTTCCAGCGCTCCGCCGTCGGCTCCTCGACGAGCAGCTTCACGCACGTCAGCGGCGGTGTCGACGAGATATCGTTCGTCCGCACGCCCGGCGAGTGGAAGGAGTACCTCTACACGGTCGCCGCGTCCGGCGAGATGGCTGTCAGCCAGACTGACGACGGCGCGTTCACGCTCACCTACGACGGGAACAGCACGGTCACGGTCAACTATGCGGGCCAGACGCGCGAAGTCGACCCGACGACGCTCGAACTCACCGTCGCCGGAAACGGCTTCATTCAGAAAGTGGTCTTCGAGTACACCGCGACCATCGACGGCGAGACCGTCACGGTGTCCGAACTCGTCATCTTCCAGAACGAGGACGTGACCGTCACGAACCCCACCTGGGCGTAACGCCGCCAGCGGTTTTCTCCTCTTTCGCGCACACCGGACAGCCCTGGTTCTTGATAGCTCGCCACATCGCGAACACGTTCGGGCGTAAGTACTCCGGTCGCGCGCTCTGAGTACCGACCGCAATGTCTCAGAGCATCTACGCGGACATCGGCGGCCAGGACGCCGTCGAGTCCGTCGTCTCCGACTTCTACGACCGGATGTTCGCCGACGACGACCTCACGCCGTACTTCGAGGGCGTCGACGAGCAAGCGCTGTTCGCCCACCAGGTACAGTTCATCAGCGCCGTCGCGGGCGGCCCCGTCGAGTACGACGGCGAGGACATGAACGCCGCCCACGACGGTATGGGTATCACGCACGAAGCGTTCGACCGAACCGCGAAAAACCTCGAAGCCGCGCTCCGCGAGAACGACGTGCCCGACGAACACGTCGAGGCGATTCTCGACGAGGTCGAAGCGCTCCGCGACCCCATCGTCGAGGAGGAAGTCGAAGCGCCCGCGGGCGCGGTGTAGGCGAGCATCGGCGGAGTTTTTCACACGAACACCGTAGTGGTGGGCGTGCCGCGCGCGACACTCTCCATCACGCTCCCCGACGAGATGTGGCTCGCCCCCGTCACTCGCGAGAACCCCGACGCGACGTTCCGCGTGCTCTCCGCGCTCCCCGCCGAGGACGGCGCGGGCGTCGGTCTCGTCGAAGCCCAAGACATCCCTCCAGAAGCGATGGAATCGGTCGTCGCGTCGAGCGACGCGCTCCGCGACGCCGACGTGCTCCCCGCCGAGGACGGCGTGCTCGTGCAGTTCGAGACGCGCACGCCGACGCTCCTCGCCGCCACCCGCTCCGCGAAACTCCCCCTCGACTTCCCGTTCGAAGTGCGGGACGGCGTCGCACGCTGGACGCTCACCGCCACGCACGAACGCCTCTCACGGCTCGGCGACGAACTGGACGCGCGCGGGGTCGACTACCGGTTGGAGCGCGTCGACACGGACGCGTCCGGAGAGGGCCACCCGTTGACCGACCGGCAGCGCGACGTGCTGGAAGCGGCGGCAGACGCGGGCTACTACGACGAACCGCGCGCGTGCTCGCTCACCGACGTGGCAGACGACGTGGGCCTCGCAAAATCAACCGTGAGCGGCATCCTCCACCGCGCCGAACGCGCGCTCGTCCACTCCCACCTCGACGGTTAGCGCGTCGAGAGTTCGTCCTTCTCCTTGATGATGCGCGTCTCCGCCTCGCCGCTCGTGTGCTCGTTCACCACGTCGTAGAACTCGTTCTGCATCCCCGCAGGGAACGTCAACACGCCCACCCAGGAGCCGTCGGCCTGCCACTCCTCGCGCTCCAGGTCGCCGAACTGCCGGATCTGCGCCTGCGCGCTTCCCGCGTAGTCCGCCGGCACCTGCACAGCCACCGTCACCTCGTCGAACCGAATCGGAATCACGGGCCGGAGCGCGTCCAGCGCGTCGTCCACCTGGTTCTCCACGGGCTCCATCGGGTCGACCGTGAACCCCGCCTGCTCCAGGGCGTTCTCGATGCGATCCGGCGGATGCGGCGCGTTGTCCATCTGTGGATTCACCGCGTTCCGCGCGATGGTGTTGATGAGGTTCTTGCGCTTTTGCTCCTGCATCTCCTTGCGCTGCTCCGCCGTGATCTGAATCTCACCGCGCTCGACGACCTCGGGGATGATTTCGAGCGGGTCGGTCGTCCCGAACACCTCCTCCAGATCTTCCTCAGCGGGCCGGTCGCCGCGGCTGGCGTTCTCGAACACGTCCCGCGCGGCGATGACGTCCTCGAGGTCGCCGTCGAACTCGCCGCGCTTCATCGCGAGCGCCGCGTCCGGGTCGATGAGAACCTCGAAGCGTTCACCGTGCGATTCGAGGCGTGCGGTCACGGCTTCGTCGAGCGAAATCATACCCGAGAGTACGCCCCCGGACGGGAAAAAGGTGGTAGCCGTCGCTCCGGGGCTGCAAAACGAAAGAAGACGACCGGATTACTCGTCCGCGGACTCGGAGTCCGAATCGGACTCCGCCCGCAGGTCGAAGTCGTCGAGGTACTCGTCGATCTCGTCGTTCGTCAGCTCGACGAAGCTCCGAGACTCGGCGTCCACGGTGGCGACGCCGATACCGGATGCGGTGAGGCCTTCCTCGTGCGTCTCGGCGAGCGAGCGGAGCGCGAGACCGACGGCCTCATCGATTTCGAGGTCGGTCTGGTAGTTCTCCTCCAGGTAGCCCTGGATGTCGTCGCGGCCGGAGCCGATGGCGAGCGCCTTCCACTCGTTCGGCGTGCCGGACGGGTCCGTTTCGAACAGCCGGGGACTGCCGTCCTCGTCCACGCCGCCGATGAGGAGCGCGACGCCGAACGGCCGCGCGCCACCGACCTGGGTGTACTGCTGGATGTGATCCGTGATGTCCTTCGTCAGCGTCTCCACGCCGATCGCCTCGTCGTAGCGGAGGCGGTTGACCTGGGAGTTCCGGCGCGCGAAGTCGATGAGCTGGCGGGCGTCGGCGACGTGGCCCGCGGACGCGATGCCGATGTGGTTGTCCGCCTTGTGAATCTTCTCGACGCTCGTCTCCTCCATCAGGGAGGAGCGGATGCGCTTGTCCACGAGGAGGACGACGCCGTCCTCGGCGCGCACCCCGATGGACGCGGAGCCTCGTTTGACGGCCTCCCGGGCGTACTCCACTTGATAGAGCCGACCGTCCGGGGAGAAGATCGTGATACCTCGGTCGTATGCTTGCTGCTGGTTTTGACCCTGCATAGTTTAGTCCAAATCAGAGCGGGTCGCGCCCACGTACGCACCCTCGACGTCGATGTCGATGCGGCCGTCGCGAGCGACGGCGCGCCGGGTGGCGTTCCTGAACACGACTTCTTCCTCACCCGTACTTAAACTCGCGCGTCCTAAATAGTTTTCTTCCGCGGCACGCACCGTCCCCGAAACCCCGCGGACGGCGACCCGAACCGCGTCACCGTCGACGGCGCTCACGCACGCCAGCGCCGCCCGGGCCTCGCTCACGTGGCCGCGACGGGCCCGCACGATCGCCTCTCCGGCCCCGTCCGCGAACGCGAAGGCGAACACGCGCAGGTCGGCGTCCGCGCTCCCCGGATCGCCGAGGAGGTTGCCCGCGGCGTACCAGAGCGCGCGCTGGAAACCGCCCCGCGAGAACTCGGCGTCCGGCCAGCCTTCGAGTTCGACCGCGAGGTACCGCCAGCGCGGACGCAGGTGCTTCGGGAGGTGCTTCATACGCGCTCAGCGACCAGCACGCCGACCTGGTCGTGCACCATCTCGACGGCCGTGAGCGCGTAACCGGCGTCGGTGAACGCGTCCGCGAGCACGCCCACCGTCGCCGGGTCGTCCACGTCGGGACTGAAAAAGGGTTCCTTGGGGTTCGGCTCACCGAATAGCATCACGTCCCCGAGCACGATTTTCTCGGGGTCGAGGCCGGCGATGACGTCGATCGCCTCGCGCTTTTCCTCGTCCGCGAGGTGGTGCATCGCGAAGTTCGAGGCCACCACTTCCACGGGGCCGTCGTAGCTCGGACTCCGGAACCGTCCCTCGTCGAACTCGACGTTCTCGACGCCGCGCTCGGCGGCCTTCGCGCGCGCCTCCTCCATCATCCCCTCGCTGATGTCGCGGCCGACCACGCGCCCCGCTGAACCCGCGACGGCGAGTGCGATGGCGCCCGTCCCTGTCGCCAGGTCGAGAACCGTCTCGTCGCCCGTCAGTCCCGCCGTGGCGTGCTCGACGACGAGGCGCACGCACTCGTTGTACTCCTCGCTCTTGTTCTCGTCGTACGCCGCGGCGATGTCGTCGAAACGCGCAGCGTGCTCGTCAAGCGTCTTCTTCATACCGTCCCCTACGCACGCCGGGCGCTATGAAGTCGGCGGACATCCGCTCCCGGTTCCGCGCCGCGAGCACGCCCCACTCCCGCAGGCCCGCGCGAATCCACTCCTCGCTGAACCCCGCCTGTTCGCCGACCGCGACGAGCTCCCGGGGGGCGCGGACGGCAAGGTGGTTTCGGGGCGTGGCGCTCACGACGTACGGCGCGTCGTAATGATCGACGATTTCACGGAGCTTTCGGAGGCCGCGCAGCGCCTGCACGCGCCGCCCGCCCGACTCCCGCAACACCGGCCCGAAATCGAACTCCACCCGAACCGCGTTCCGCTTCGCTGCCTTCACCACCACCTGGTTCACCTCGCTCCCGGGACGCGAGAGCACGTCCACCTTCTCCTCCTCCGCCACGTACCGATTCATCGTCTCGTTCCCGCCATGCACGCAGAGAACCGTCGCCTCCGAACGGAGGTTCGCCACCGCGCCGCTCGCGCCGGTCGGATCCTCCGCGTCCACCGTCACCCCCTCCACCACGTCGATACCGTGCTCCTCGCGGACGCGCTCCGCGTCGAAATCAGGACGAGTATCCGCTCTGCTCCTGACGACGACGCCGTCGTACCCCACGCCCGCAAGCGTCTCCGCGACGCGGGCGACCGTGCTCGCGCCGTCCGGCTGCGCGAACGCGGCCTCGTACATCACAGCGCCTCGCGAGCGTTCTCCAGCGCGGCTTCGCGCTTCGCCGGATACGCCTTCACCTTCGCGCGCAGCGAGATGCCGTCGCCCAGTTCCGCCTCGCCGTCGAACGCGGCCTGCTTGTCGAGGTGCGCGAAGAACTCGCAGTTCTCCGTCACCCGGTCACCCAGCTCGTCACGCAGCCGGTCGATGTCGGCGCCGTCCCGGAGCCGTTCGAGGACGTGTCGCACGTCGTCCGCCAACTCGACACGCGCCGAGAACACCACGATACGGTCGCCGTTGTGCCCGCGACTCTCGACGCGCTGTACGTCCGCGTCCTCCGGAAGGAAGTAACGGAGCGCCGACTCCACCCGCTCGTCGGCCTCCGTCTCGTAACAGAACGCCCGGAGGTCGATGTAGTGGAACGGAACAGAACTCATTACGCGAAGTATGCGACCACGGAATAAAAACGCCGTCCTCCGCGACCGCACGCCGACTGGTTTACTCTTCGGTCTCTTCTGCGGCTTCGAGACTGTCCTCGGGGACGCCGGCCTCCTGGCCGTCGTCGAACGACACCGTGTAGTTCGCGTCGCCGAACATCGTCTCGACCTTCTGCGTGATCTTGCCCGTCTCGCCGTCGTAATCGCTGTGCTCGTCGTGCAGCACGACCGTGTCGCCTTCTTCGAAGCTCATACGTCCGGATTCCCGCGGCCCGGGCAAAAGCCCCCCGGTTCGCTCCGACAGAAACGTTATGCCGCCTTGCCGTCAACACAAACCCATGACACTCTACGCCCACACCACGCGCACTCCGAACCGCCATCGGAGACAGACACACGAACCACCGAGCAATGCCGATTGACGACACGTGGTTCCTCGCGCAGCGCGCCGAACAGACCGCCGAACGCGCCTACCACCGCATCAGCGAGGGGTACGACGAGTTCATGGAGTTCTCCCGCACGCGCCACGTCGACCGCCGGCGCTTCCGGACGCTCGCGGAACGCATCGAACGAACGGGCGCGCCGTTCGGCGCGCACACCATCGTCTACCGGCCGTCCGGCGAACTCCTCCTCGTCCGCCACGACGGCGTCGACCTCTGGGTGCTCCCCGGCGGCGGCGTGGAAACCGACGAGACATACCGCGAGGCAGCTGAACGCGAACTCGAAGAGGAAGCCGGTGTCGACGCCGACTACCGCGGGCTCGCGATGCTCACCCGCATCACCGTTCGCTCCGGCCCCTACGAGACCGGGGGCGTCCTCCCCGTCTTCGCCGCCGACGCAACCGACTGCACCGCCCCCGAAATCAGCGACCCCGACGACGAAATCAGCGCCGCGCGCTGGTTCGACGACCTCCCCGACGACACCCGGGATCGGGACGACCTCGAACACTGGCGCAAGCGCGTGCTCGCCTGACACACCCCCTTACTCCGCGCCGAACTCCACGCCCTCCCGCGTCTCGGCGTCGATGCGGCGGAGTGCGGCGCGGGCGTTGCCGGCGTGATAGCCGAAGAACACGTCGTTCGCGTACTCCTCCGCGACTTCGGCGGCGTGGAGGAGGTTGTCGATGTCGATATCGACGGCGTAGAGTTCGACGCTGAACGGCGTGTCGAGGAGGGACTGGAAGCCCGATGCGATGGTTTCGAGCCAGTAGGTCGTGCCGTAGTTCGTGTCGTAGAGGGGGACGACGAACTCGTCCACGTACTCGCTGAGCGCGTCGATATCGAGGCCGCTGCGTTCGTAGAGGTGGCCGGGATAGGGGTCGGGGTGGAGGGTGAGGGAGAGTTTCCCCGGGACGCGGTCGCGGATTTCGGCGACGAACTCCGTGATGACCGAGGCGCGCCACTCGCCCCAGTCGTCGTAGTCGCTCTCGCTGAAGGCGTCCTCGCAGCGCTCGCAGTGACAGTACTCGCCGCGGGGGAAGCCCACGTCGTCGAGCCGGAGGTCGTCGTTCGCGTCGGTGCAGGCCTCCACGACCTCGACGAGGCCGTTCTTGTAGTGGCCGGCGCTCGGGCAGATGTAGCTCCAGTCGAAGTAGGTGCGTTCCTTCGTCGCCCGGTTCCCCTCGTCGTCCACGGGCACGAGACCCGGGTCGGTCTCGGCGGTGGCGGTGTCGCCGAAACAGGACACCATGTTCACGCCGTTCTCCACGGGGTCGGTGTGGCGGCCCGTGACGTCCTTCACCTCGTAGAACCCGCGGTCGAACTCCGGCCAGTCCAGCTCCTCGGCGTTCCGCGTGACGACGCCGTACATGGAGGAGTGCAGGGCCGCAGGAGGGGTAAGTGGTTCGTTAGTCGATGCGGTCGACGGCTTCCTCTGACTCGTCGCTCCCCGTGAGGAACTTCACGGCGACGTAGAGCAGGATGAGGGCGATGCCGACCTTCAGGAGTTTGCGTGCCATACCTGACAGTAGACCGCCACCCCTCTTAGTGTTAGGGCTTACGCGAGCAGGTGGTCGGTGAGGTCGTCCCGGACGATGGTCTCGCAGTACGCACACCGCACCCCCTCCGAGAGCACGTCGAAGCGAGGCTGCACGGGTTCGCCAGCGTTCGTGATGCAGTCCGGGTTCGGGCACGCGAGCACGCCCGACACCGTCTCCGGCGGTTCGACGTGCTTCTTCTCCGCGACCTCGTACTCGCGGATGATGTTGATGGTCGCGTCCGGCGCGATGAGCGACAGCACGTCGAGCTCGTTCTGGGAGAGCTCGCGACCCTCGACCTTCACCACGTCCTTCTTCCCCATCGTCTGACTCGGAACGTTCATGCCCAGGCTCACGGTCTCGCCGCTCGCGCCATCTATATCGAGGAGCGCGAGGACGTGCAGGGCTTCGCCAGCGTTCACGTGG is drawn from Salarchaeum sp. JOR-1 and contains these coding sequences:
- a CDS encoding DUF4397 domain-containing protein; translation: MTQKVSRSLIAVVLAATMVFGAVTVGAVAATGADTSSHTDTAQNAAYLSVAHASPDAPAVDVYVDNESVLEEVSFGDVSDYLEVTAGTYNVTITVAGDRDAVVFEGDVTLERGSAVTVAASGEVSENATTAFAPRVYEDDALTPGEDSAAIRVVHLSPDAPTVDVTTANGEVVLAENVSYGNASEYVTVPAGDYEVEIRVDTPNANGTVVATADVSLDSEEAYTAYATGYASPENAPADTPFRVVLTEDATWDVHLP
- a CDS encoding group 1 truncated hemoglobin is translated as MSQSIYADIGGQDAVESVVSDFYDRMFADDDLTPYFEGVDEQALFAHQVQFISAVAGGPVEYDGEDMNAAHDGMGITHEAFDRTAKNLEAALRENDVPDEHVEAILDEVEALRDPIVEEEVEAPAGAV
- a CDS encoding NUDIX hydrolase, with product MPIDDTWFLAQRAEQTAERAYHRISEGYDEFMEFSRTRHVDRRRFRTLAERIERTGAPFGAHTIVYRPSGELLLVRHDGVDLWVLPGGGVETDETYREAAERELEEEAGVDADYRGLAMLTRITVRSGPYETGGVLPVFAADATDCTAPEISDPDDEISAARWFDDLPDDTRDRDDLEHWRKRVLA
- a CDS encoding ribosome assembly factor SBDS; this encodes MISLDEAVTARLESHGERFEVLIDPDAALAMKRGEFDGDLEDVIAARDVFENASRGDRPAEEDLEEVFGTTDPLEIIPEVVERGEIQITAEQRKEMQEQKRKNLINTIARNAVNPQMDNAPHPPDRIENALEQAGFTVDPMEPVENQVDDALDALRPVIPIRFDEVTVAVQVPADYAGSAQAQIRQFGDLEREEWQADGSWVGVLTFPAGMQNEFYDVVNEHTSGEAETRIIKEKDELSTR
- a CDS encoding class I SAM-dependent methyltransferase; protein product: MKKTLDEHAARFDDIAAAYDENKSEEYNECVRLVVEHATAGLTGDETVLDLATGTGAIALAVAGSAGRVVGRDISEGMMEEARAKAAERGVENVEFDEGRFRSPSYDGPVEVVASNFAMHHLADEEKREAIDVIAGLDPEKIVLGDVMLFGEPNPKEPFFSPDVDDPATVGVLADAFTDAGYALTAVEMVHDQVGVLVAERV
- the hflX gene encoding GTPase HflX, translating into MTGARTPDTAVVAKRVDSGAANTDEIRDLVRAAGYDVVGEVTQARKADPALQLGEGKVDELAALVRETGADTVVFDNRLGPYQIFNLGGELPDGVEVVDRFTLILDIFGQRAQTRKAQLQVELAELRYELPRAEAKTSLAKRDEKPGFMGLGEYDESRERDIKDRISRIRDELANIEKTEEHRRDQRRESGFDLVALAGYTNAGKSTLMRSLAADLDVDENEERHPDLDTTAESRDMLFTTLGTTTRRLDMDNRDVLLTDTVGFISDLPHWLVESFKSTLESVYQSDLVLLVVDATESVEDIREKLVTSHDTLYERNEAPIVTVLNKVDEVPEAELAEKREALSALAPNPVAVSGKEALNLDALRERIHEELPDRERERLVLPLTDDTMSVVSWVHDNAHVRDVSYGDDEVVVDFEARSSIVEKTRSKASNLVAQVQWPCGGRDRVGE
- a CDS encoding helix-turn-helix domain-containing protein, with the protein product MPRATLSITLPDEMWLAPVTRENPDATFRVLSALPAEDGAGVGLVEAQDIPPEAMESVVASSDALRDADVLPAEDGVLVQFETRTPTLLAATRSAKLPLDFPFEVRDGVARWTLTATHERLSRLGDELDARGVDYRLERVDTDASGEGHPLTDRQRDVLEAAADAGYYDEPRACSLTDVADDVGLAKSTVSGILHRAERALVHSHLDG
- the psmA gene encoding archaeal proteasome endopeptidase complex subunit alpha, with the translated sequence MQGQNQQQAYDRGITIFSPDGRLYQVEYAREAVKRGSASIGVRAEDGVVLLVDKRIRSSLMEETSVEKIHKADNHIGIASAGHVADARQLIDFARRNSQVNRLRYDEAIGVETLTKDITDHIQQYTQVGGARPFGVALLIGGVDEDGSPRLFETDPSGTPNEWKALAIGSGRDDIQGYLEENYQTDLEIDEAVGLALRSLAETHEEGLTASGIGVATVDAESRSFVELTNDEIDEYLDDFDLRAESDSDSESADE
- a CDS encoding Rpp14/Pop5 family protein, producing MKHLPKHLRPRWRYLAVELEGWPDAEFSRGGFQRALWYAAGNLLGDPGSADADLRVFAFAFADGAGEAIVRARRGHVSEARAALACVSAVDGDAVRVAVRGVSGTVRAAEENYLGRASLSTGEEEVVFRNATRRAVARDGRIDIDVEGAYVGATRSDLD
- a CDS encoding RNA-binding protein, with amino-acid sequence MSSVPFHYIDLRAFCYETEADERVESALRYFLPEDADVQRVESRGHNGDRIVVFSARVELADDVRHVLERLRDGADIDRLRDELGDRVTENCEFFAHLDKQAAFDGEAELGDGISLRAKVKAYPAKREAALENAREAL
- a CDS encoding FUN14 domain-containing protein, whose protein sequence is MAVNIDPTSLGIEFGSGAVIGGIIGFAAKKVAKLIAVLVGLELALFKFLESRGIITVDWERLTAGFVKASEAAQNGAPPEWINTILSTLSVSAGFTGGFLVGFRRG
- a CDS encoding RNase P subunit p30 family protein; its protein translation is MYEAAFAQPDGASTVARVAETLAGVGYDGVVVRSRADTRPDFDAERVREEHGIDVVEGVTVDAEDPTGASGAVANLRSEATVLCVHGGNETMNRYVAEEEKVDVLSRPGSEVNQVVVKAAKRNAVRVEFDFGPVLRESGGRRVQALRGLRKLREIVDHYDAPYVVSATPRNHLAVRAPRELVAVGEQAGFSEEWIRAGLREWGVLAARNRERMSADFIAPGVRRGRYEEDA
- a CDS encoding DUF1918 domain-containing protein — translated: MSFEEGDTVVLHDEHSDYDGETGKITQKVETMFGDANYTVSFDDGQEAGVPEDSLEAAEETEE
- the pyrI gene encoding aspartate carbamoyltransferase regulatory subunit, coding for MTDTELRVSKIRNGTVIDHVNAGEALHVLALLDIDGASGETVSLGMNVPSQTMGKKDVVKVEGRELSQNELDVLSLIAPDATINIIREYEVAEKKHVEPPETVSGVLACPNPDCITNAGEPVQPRFDVLSEGVRCAYCETIVRDDLTDHLLA